TAAATCTAGGAAGATTTGATAGCCTTGCTGAGATAACTCTGTTACTAAATTAGCGCCAACATGGTAAAACAATTCCATTCCAATCTTAAGGTAAGTTTGTTTAGGTGAGCCTAGCTTAGCTAATAAATCAGTAACTGCTTGTTTACTTGGTAAATCTAAGGCTACAAAAACTGCTTTTTCCATCAAAACCTCCATACAAAAAGTCTATTCTGGCACAGAGCGCGTCAAAATAGACTTTTTATATATTATAAGATAGTCAAAATCAACTTGCGGTCTCTCTGTACCGATTAAAGTTTACAATTGTTATGCTACCATCATTGCTTAGCAAAGACAACTATTTTCGAAAAATAATTTAGTAAATTAACTTTGCTTTTTAACTTATTGCTATAATTAGATTGATAGTTAAGCTGTGGAAGGAGTTTAAAAATTTTGGCTAGAAAAAGAAGAAAACATTTATTAATTGGGATAATTGCTTGCTTATGTTTATTAGTTTCCGGATGGTTTAGTTTCGGTCCTGGGATTGCTAACAACAATTCACGTGAAGTCACAATTGGCGTAGTTGGTCAAAGTAAGGCTGAAGCAGCTATTTGGCACAAAGTTGATCAAAAGGCACAGCGGGATTATGGAATAAAAGTAAAAACTAAGGTTTTTACTGACTATAATCAACCTAATAAGGCTTTGAAAAACGGCGATATCGATTTGAATGCTATTCAGACCACAACTTTTATGCATACTTGGTCTAAAGCAAATCATACTAAGATTGTTTCACTGGGGCAGACTTATATTGCACCAATTAGACTTTACTCAAAAAAGTATCATAAATTAAATCAATTACCTCAAGGAGCAACAATTGCAATTCCGAGCGATGCAGCTACAGAATCTCGGGCACTCTATGTTTTAAAAAACGCTGGGTTAATCAAGTTAAGGCCATCTCATAAATTGAAAACGATAGCTGATATTATACAGAATCGACAAAATTTAAAAATTAAAGAAGTTAGTGATGAGCAATGTGCTCGCATTATCGATTCTGTTTCTGCAGTGATTGTTAATAATGATTTTGCAATCCCTGCAGGCCTAGGACCAAAAGAAACGATTTATACTGAGCCTATAAATCATGATTCAGCAGGTGCAATTAATAATATTTGCGCCCGTGCTGATCAAAAGGATAATTCGGATTATGCCAAAGTAGTTAAATGCTATCAAACAGCTGAAACTAAGCGCTTGTATCGCAAATACTATGGTGATATGCAACAAGCCGTTTGGGATGTAAAGCTAAACTAAGTAATTCCAAGTTTTAACTTGGCAAAATTAAAAAAACGTGTAAAATTAACTGCAAAATAATGGTAATGTCTGTGAGCATTAATTTTGGAGGAAAAATGACTAAAATAAGTGTAAGTTTACCGGGACTTAATTTAAAAAATCCAGTTATGCCAGCAAGTGGCACTTTTGGTTTTGGCGATGTTGCTGCCGCTAAAAAATTTGACTTGAATGAATTAGGAGCAGTAGTGCTTAAGACGGCTACACTAAAATCGCGTCTAGGCAATCCGCAGCCGCAAGTTGCTGTTTTGGGCACTGGTGGGGTATTAAATTCAGTTGGGCTAACTAATCCGGGAGCAAAAGTGGTGGCTCAAGAAAAGCTCCCAACTTTGCGTGAACAATATCCTGATTTACCGATTATTGCTAGTGTAGGTGGCGGTGATAAAGCAGAATATGTTGCTGTCGCGCAAATACTGGCAAGTAGTCAGCCTAACGCTCTAGAAATCAATTTTTCTTGTCCCAATGTAGCACGTGGCGGAATGACAATTGGGGTGCAGCCAGAATTAGTTGAATCAATTACGGCAGCTATTAAGCAAAGTGTTGATTTACCAGTTTATGTTAAGTTAACTCCTAATGTGACAGATATTACGATAATTGCACAAGCAGCTGCAGCTGGCGGTGCCGATGGTTTATCGTTAATTAATACGGTAATGGGGCTAGAGATCAATCTTAAATCGCGTAAACCAGTCCTTGGCAATAATGTTGGCGGTCTCTCAGGCAGTGGCATTAAGCCACTAGCTCTCTATCAAGTGCAACGTGTTCGCAAAGTGACGGATTTACCGATTATTGGCATGGGCGGCATTACTACTGCTCAAGATGTGGCAGAATTTATGCTGGCTGGAGCTAACGCGGTGGCTGTTGGCAGTGCTCATTTCAATGATCCACTAGCTTGCGTTCATATTATTCAGGAGCTGCCGCAAGTTCTGGCGGATTTGGGAGTTAGCGATATTAATGATTTAGTTGGACAAGTTAGTTTTAATTAGTTAAGACTAGCAGTTTCAGTTGACAATTTAGCTGTTTGCACGTATATTGAATGAAATGTCCTTTAAAATAGTCCTGTGAGGCTAGTAAGGTGAACAAGTATGATACTTTTCCCCTACAAAACACTTAGTCTCAAGTTGGCTGGGTGTTTTTTCATGGACGTAAAAGATAATTTAGGAGAAAAGTTAAGATGGCAAAAGAAATTTGGGATGCGTTAGCGATGAAGCGGGCGTTAACTAGAATTACCTATGAAATTATTGAACGCAATAAAGGAACTGAAAATTTGGTATTAGTCGGGATTAAGACTCGCGGTGTTTATTTAGCGCAACGTATTCATAACAGAATTCAGCAGCTAGAGGGTGTTGATGTACCGCTAGGCCAACTTGATATTACGCTTTACCGTGATGATCGCCATGATGCTTCTTTAAAGCAAGATCCAATCGTTAATTCGGAAGCGGTTGGTGTTGATATTGCTGATCAGCATGTAGTCCTAGTTGATGATGTTATTTATACCGGACGTACGGTTCGTGCAGCTATGGATGCGCTCATGGATTTAGGACGTCCAAGTTCAATTGCTGTGGCTGCTTTGGTAGATCGGGGACATCGTGAGCTGCCAATTAGAGCAGATTTTGTTGGTAAAAATATTCCTACCTCAATGAGTGAACAAGTAGCGGTTAAGGTGACGGAAATTGATAATCAGGATAGTGTTGAACTAAAGACATTACCAAAATAAAAAAGATACAGTTAAATTCAACCATTTAATTGGCTCCAGTGAGGGTCAGAAGGGTTTGAGTTCTTTTGTAATATGCTGAGTATTGCATGGTTAAGAACCCTTTTGTTAAGTCTGGAGCAGGTTAGATGCTTCAGATTTATTTTTTTACAAAAAAGGATTCACTTATGAAAAATAAAAATATAGTTGCTTTACCACATTTTGTTAGTGTAGAAGATTTAAGTACAACTAAGGTGCAGGCATTAATTGATCGCGCAGAATATTTTAAAGCCGGTGGCACTTCTCCTAAATTAACTGAGCCAGTTTATGTTACCAATATGTTTTTTGAAAATTCTAGTAGAACACATACTAGTTTTGAAATGGCTGAAACTAAACTTGGTTTAACTGCTATTCCATTTGATCCAGCCCATAGTTCAATTAAAAAAGGTGAAACTTTGTATGATACTGCCTTAACTATGGCGGCTTTAGGAATTAACTTAGCAGTTATTCGGCATCCTGAAAATGAATATTATGAAAAATTGATTAATCCGGCTGCTACTGAACATCTTAATTTAGGCATTATTAATGGTGGCGACGGCAGTGGTCAGCATCCGTCACAATGTCTGCTAGATATGATGACGATTCATGAACATTTCGGTCATTTTGCAGGGTTGAAAGTAGCGATTGTTGGTGATATCACTAATTCGCGAGTTGCCAAAAGTAATATGGTGTTATTGACTAAACTAGGTGCGCAAGTTTATTTTTCAGGTCCAGAGTATTGGTATGATCAGGAATTTGACCAATACGGTCAGTACTGCGCAATTGATGAGTTAGTTGATAAGGTCGACGTTATGATGTTGTTGCGAGTACAACACGAACGTCACGCTGACGATCCCAACGAAGCTGAGTTTGATAAGGTAAAATATCATGAACAATATGGGATTAATGTTAAGCGCTATGCTGCACTTAAAGACAATGCCATTATTATGCATCCAGGTCCAATTAATCGTGGTGTGGAATTAGCTAGTGAATTAGTCGAAGCTCCTAAGAGCATGTTCGTACGTCAAATGGAAAATGGCGTTTTCATGCGGATGGCGATGATTGAGGCAGTCATGCGTGGACGCGGATTGGGAGGCCTGTAAAATGACGACAGTCATCAAAAATGGGCAACTGTACTTAGCTGGACACATTGTTAACGGTGATTTATTACTAGAAAATGGCAAAATTGCTGCAATCGGTAAAGACCTTACGGCTGAACAAGTAATCGACGCAACTGACAAACTAGTAACTCCTGGATTAATCGATCTGCATGTTCACTACCGCGATCCTGGTCAAACCGAAAAAGAAAATGTGCGAACTGGTTCACTTGCAGCAGCTCACGGTGGTTTTACGACCGTCGGGGCCATGCCGAATGTAGTGCCAGTTCCTAATACTCCAGAACTACTTCAGCAAATGGTAGCCAATAATCACCAAAATGGCTTAGTGCATATTTTACAATATGGACCGATTACCGTTAATGAAACGGGTGACCAATTACCAGACTATGCAGGTCTAAAGATGGCAGGTGCTTTTGCCTTAAGTAACGATGGTAAGGGGGTCCAAAATGCTCAAACCATGTATTTGGCTATGCAACAAGCGCGCGTGCAGAACTTAATTATCGCTCAGCATGCGCAAGATGATGCGCTATTCAATCTGGGAGTAATCAATGCCGGAGCTAAGGCGCAAGAATTCTCAGTGCGACCAATTAGTGAACTCGCTGAGACTACCCAGATTGCCCGTGATTTGCTATTAGCGCAAAAAACTGGCGTGCATTATCATGTTTGTCATGTTTCCACTAAAACCAGTGTGGAATTGATTCGGCAAGCTAAGCAAAGTGGAATTAACGTAACTTGTGAGGTAACGCCACACCATTTATTGCTAAACGAGACAGACATAATGCGGGATGACAGTAATTATAAGATGAACCCACCATTGCGCTCACAAGCAGATCAAGCTGCTTTGATTAATGGCTTAAAAGACGGCACCATTGATATGATAGCGACCGACCACGCCCCCCACACTGCTCAAGATAAAGCAGGCGGCTTTAAACGAGCTGCTTTTGGCATTACTGGTAGCGAAGCAGCCTTTAGTCAGTTGTACACGCATTTAGTTAAACCAGGGATTTTATCTTTGTTCCAGTTAATTGACTTATTCACGAATAAACCTGCACAGGCGTTTAATTTACCACATGCAGGCACGATCGAAATAGGTGAACCAGCTGATTTGGCCATTTTTGATTTAAAGCATAGCTCAAAGTTACAGGTAGAAGATTATCTGTCTAAAGGACGTAATACGCCATTTACTGGTGACCAAGTCTTTGGACAAACCGCTATGACACTAGTTGATGGCAAAATCGTTTATCAGAGGAAGGGAAACTAGATGCGTTATTTAATTTTAGAAGACGGCAGTATCTATGCTGGTGAAGGTTTTGGTAGTCAAAGGCAAACTAATGGCGAGGTAGTTTTTACTACGGGGATGACTGGTTATCAAGAAGCGATTACTGACCAATCCTATGCTGGACAAATTTTGGTATTTACGAATCCATTAATTGGTAATTATGGCATTACGCTAGCCGATTATGAGTCACTTGAGCCGGGAATTGCAGGTGTTATCTGTCATCAGGTCGCGCGCCAGCCTGATAATTGGCGAATGCAAACTAGTTTTCCAGAGTTTTTAACTAGTTTGGATATTCCTGGTATCCAAGGCATCGATACTAGAGCGTTGGTCAAAAAACTCCGGGTTCATGGCACTATGCGGGGACAAATTGCTGATTCAAGCGCGCAGGCAGCTGCAATTGCTGAAAAGTTAACGAACAGTAATCCAGTACGAAAAATTGTTGAGCAGGTTTCCACTACCAAGGCCTATCCTGTTCCTGGTTCAAAGCGCAATGTCGTTGTGGTCGATTTTGGTTTAAAGAATAGTATCTTGCGTGAGCTTGCACAACGTGATTGTAACTGTATCGTTGTGCCTTATACTACTTCTGCTGCCAAAATCTTAGCATTGCATCCTGATGGGGTCTTGCTGTCAAATGGCCCGGGCGATCCGCAGGAAATGTTGTCGGCTTGTGAAATGGTTCGTGAAGTTGAAAAAAAGATACCGCTAATGGGAATTTGTATGGGACATCAGGTTTTTGCTTTAGCCAATGGTGCACAGACTTATAAAATGAAATTTGGGCATCGTGGTTTTAATCATCCAGTAAGAGAAATTGCTACGAAGAATATTGGTTTTACTTCGCAAAATCATGGTTATGCAGTACAAGCAGATTCAATTGATCCTAGTCGGCTGCGTGTGACACATGTTGAAGTTAATGATGGCACGATTGAAGGCTTGCAACATAAGCAATACCCAGCTTTCTCCGTGCAGTTTCACCCAGATAGTACTCCGGGACCGCATGATGAAGTTGGACTGTTTGATTATTTTATGCAAATGATTGACCAAGAAAGGAATCAGACTAATGCCTAAAAGAACAGATATTCACAAAATTATGGTGATTGGCTCTGGACCAATTATTATTGGTCAAGCAGCCGAATTTGATTATTCGGGAACTCAAGCGTGCTTAGCATTGCGGGAAGAGGGGTATGAAGTTGTCTTAGTTAATTCTAATCCCGCAAC
This DNA window, taken from Lactobacillus sp. ESL0684, encodes the following:
- a CDS encoding MetQ/NlpA family ABC transporter substrate-binding protein; this translates as MARKRRKHLLIGIIACLCLLVSGWFSFGPGIANNNSREVTIGVVGQSKAEAAIWHKVDQKAQRDYGIKVKTKVFTDYNQPNKALKNGDIDLNAIQTTTFMHTWSKANHTKIVSLGQTYIAPIRLYSKKYHKLNQLPQGATIAIPSDAATESRALYVLKNAGLIKLRPSHKLKTIADIIQNRQNLKIKEVSDEQCARIIDSVSAVIVNNDFAIPAGLGPKETIYTEPINHDSAGAINNICARADQKDNSDYAKVVKCYQTAETKRLYRKYYGDMQQAVWDVKLN
- a CDS encoding dihydroorotate dehydrogenase codes for the protein MTKISVSLPGLNLKNPVMPASGTFGFGDVAAAKKFDLNELGAVVLKTATLKSRLGNPQPQVAVLGTGGVLNSVGLTNPGAKVVAQEKLPTLREQYPDLPIIASVGGGDKAEYVAVAQILASSQPNALEINFSCPNVARGGMTIGVQPELVESITAAIKQSVDLPVYVKLTPNVTDITIIAQAAAAGGADGLSLINTVMGLEINLKSRKPVLGNNVGGLSGSGIKPLALYQVQRVRKVTDLPIIGMGGITTAQDVAEFMLAGANAVAVGSAHFNDPLACVHIIQELPQVLADLGVSDINDLVGQVSFN
- the pyrR gene encoding bifunctional pyr operon transcriptional regulator/uracil phosphoribosyltransferase PyrR translates to MAKEIWDALAMKRALTRITYEIIERNKGTENLVLVGIKTRGVYLAQRIHNRIQQLEGVDVPLGQLDITLYRDDRHDASLKQDPIVNSEAVGVDIADQHVVLVDDVIYTGRTVRAAMDALMDLGRPSSIAVAALVDRGHRELPIRADFVGKNIPTSMSEQVAVKVTEIDNQDSVELKTLPK
- a CDS encoding aspartate carbamoyltransferase catalytic subunit translates to MKNKNIVALPHFVSVEDLSTTKVQALIDRAEYFKAGGTSPKLTEPVYVTNMFFENSSRTHTSFEMAETKLGLTAIPFDPAHSSIKKGETLYDTALTMAALGINLAVIRHPENEYYEKLINPAATEHLNLGIINGGDGSGQHPSQCLLDMMTIHEHFGHFAGLKVAIVGDITNSRVAKSNMVLLTKLGAQVYFSGPEYWYDQEFDQYGQYCAIDELVDKVDVMMLLRVQHERHADDPNEAEFDKVKYHEQYGINVKRYAALKDNAIIMHPGPINRGVELASELVEAPKSMFVRQMENGVFMRMAMIEAVMRGRGLGGL
- a CDS encoding dihydroorotase, coding for MTTVIKNGQLYLAGHIVNGDLLLENGKIAAIGKDLTAEQVIDATDKLVTPGLIDLHVHYRDPGQTEKENVRTGSLAAAHGGFTTVGAMPNVVPVPNTPELLQQMVANNHQNGLVHILQYGPITVNETGDQLPDYAGLKMAGAFALSNDGKGVQNAQTMYLAMQQARVQNLIIAQHAQDDALFNLGVINAGAKAQEFSVRPISELAETTQIARDLLLAQKTGVHYHVCHVSTKTSVELIRQAKQSGINVTCEVTPHHLLLNETDIMRDDSNYKMNPPLRSQADQAALINGLKDGTIDMIATDHAPHTAQDKAGGFKRAAFGITGSEAAFSQLYTHLVKPGILSLFQLIDLFTNKPAQAFNLPHAGTIEIGEPADLAIFDLKHSSKLQVEDYLSKGRNTPFTGDQVFGQTAMTLVDGKIVYQRKGN
- a CDS encoding carbamoyl phosphate synthase small subunit, which codes for MRYLILEDGSIYAGEGFGSQRQTNGEVVFTTGMTGYQEAITDQSYAGQILVFTNPLIGNYGITLADYESLEPGIAGVICHQVARQPDNWRMQTSFPEFLTSLDIPGIQGIDTRALVKKLRVHGTMRGQIADSSAQAAAIAEKLTNSNPVRKIVEQVSTTKAYPVPGSKRNVVVVDFGLKNSILRELAQRDCNCIVVPYTTSAAKILALHPDGVLLSNGPGDPQEMLSACEMVREVEKKIPLMGICMGHQVFALANGAQTYKMKFGHRGFNHPVREIATKNIGFTSQNHGYAVQADSIDPSRLRVTHVEVNDGTIEGLQHKQYPAFSVQFHPDSTPGPHDEVGLFDYFMQMIDQERNQTNA